One Mycolicibacterium sarraceniae genomic window carries:
- a CDS encoding RDD family protein, translating to MAREIGSWLSGPEGVRPDDEAGWPGQALGLPKSGPGSLARMGRRFLALLIDWLIAYGLSALAMTVGIVSIPTLSTAVLAIWFVLGVLSVRLFGFTPGQYALGLMVVPVDNRQHVGSGRAIARGLLLSLVIPGLFTDADGRGLQDKFTATAVVRR from the coding sequence ATGGCGCGCGAGATCGGATCCTGGCTGTCCGGGCCCGAAGGGGTAAGGCCCGATGACGAGGCAGGATGGCCGGGTCAGGCGCTCGGCCTGCCGAAGTCCGGGCCGGGCTCGCTGGCACGGATGGGACGGCGCTTCCTGGCGCTTTTGATCGACTGGCTGATCGCGTACGGGCTTTCCGCCTTGGCAATGACGGTGGGCATCGTCAGCATCCCCACGCTGTCGACGGCGGTGTTGGCGATCTGGTTCGTACTCGGTGTGCTGTCGGTGCGGTTGTTCGGGTTCACCCCTGGGCAGTACGCGCTGGGGCTGATGGTGGTTCCGGTCGACAACCGCCAGCATGTCGGCAGCGGGCGGGCGATCGCGCGTGGCCTGCTGCTCTCGTTGGTGATCCCAGGGTTGTTCACCGACGCCGATGGCCGTGGCCTGCAGGACAAGTTCACCGCGACGGCGGTCGTTCGGCGCTGA
- the lipB gene encoding lipoyl(octanoyl) transferase LipB: MRQSIRSSSAEVQVRRLGTVDYLAAWDLQREVADARVAGGPDTLLVLEHPAVFTAGKRTEAHERPIDGTPVIDTDRGGKITWHGPGQLVGYPVIGLAEPLDVVNYVRRLEESLIRVCADLGVDAGRVHGRSGVWVSGEGARPDRKIAAIGIRVARGTTLHGFALNCDCDLGAYSTIVPCGISDAGVTSLTAELGRHVGVEEVCARVVETVCDALDGRLPVSLTT; this comes from the coding sequence GTGCGGCAGTCCATCCGATCCAGCTCGGCAGAGGTGCAGGTGCGCCGGCTGGGTACCGTCGATTACCTGGCCGCCTGGGATTTACAGCGCGAGGTTGCCGACGCCCGGGTGGCCGGCGGCCCCGACACGTTACTGGTGCTGGAACATCCCGCGGTATTTACCGCGGGCAAGCGCACCGAAGCCCACGAGCGGCCGATAGACGGCACCCCCGTCATCGACACCGACCGCGGCGGCAAGATCACCTGGCACGGTCCCGGGCAGCTGGTGGGCTATCCGGTGATCGGTCTGGCCGAGCCGCTCGATGTGGTCAATTATGTTCGCCGCCTTGAGGAATCGTTGATTCGAGTGTGTGCCGATTTAGGCGTCGATGCTGGCCGGGTGCACGGGCGTTCGGGGGTGTGGGTGTCTGGCGAGGGCGCTCGCCCGGACCGCAAGATCGCCGCGATCGGCATCCGGGTGGCCCGCGGCACCACGCTGCACGGGTTCGCTTTGAACTGCGACTGCGACCTGGGCGCGTACTCGACGATCGTGCCGTGCGGGATCTCCGATGCCGGGGTGACGTCGCTGACGGCGGAACTGGGCCGTCACGTCGGTGTCGAGGAGGTCTGCGCTCGCGTCGTCGAGACGGTGTGTGACGCCCTCGACGGCCGCCTGCCCGTAAGCTTGACCACGTGA
- the lipA gene encoding lipoyl synthase: protein MSVEPAGRKLLRLEVRNAETPIERKPPWIKTRARMGPEYTALKSLVKREGLHTVCEEAGCPNIFECWEDREATFLIGGEQCTRRCDFCQIDTGKPTELDRDEPRRVAESVATMGLRYATVTGVARDDLPDGGSWLYAETVRAIKELNPATGVELLAPDFNGEPHLLQEVFDSRPEVFAHNVETVPRIFKRIRPAFRYQRSLDVLTAAREAGLVTKSNLILGMGETIDEVHTALADLHGAGCDIVTITQYLRPSVRHHPVERWVKPEEFVDLATYAEGLGFAGVLSGPLVRSSYRAGRLYQQAAAAHKLTR, encoded by the coding sequence GTGAGCGTTGAACCGGCCGGCCGCAAACTGCTGCGCCTGGAGGTCCGCAACGCTGAAACGCCGATCGAGCGCAAACCGCCGTGGATCAAGACCCGAGCCCGAATGGGCCCGGAGTACACCGCGCTGAAGAGCCTGGTCAAGCGCGAAGGTCTGCATACCGTCTGCGAGGAAGCCGGCTGCCCCAATATCTTCGAGTGCTGGGAAGACCGGGAGGCAACGTTCCTCATCGGCGGCGAGCAGTGCACCCGGCGCTGTGATTTCTGCCAGATCGACACCGGCAAGCCCACAGAGCTGGATCGCGATGAGCCCCGGCGGGTGGCCGAGAGTGTGGCCACGATGGGGTTGCGCTACGCGACGGTGACCGGGGTGGCCCGCGACGACCTGCCCGACGGCGGCTCGTGGCTGTACGCCGAAACGGTGCGCGCCATCAAAGAACTCAACCCGGCCACCGGCGTGGAGTTGTTGGCCCCGGACTTCAACGGCGAGCCGCACCTGCTGCAGGAGGTGTTCGATTCGCGGCCAGAAGTGTTCGCGCACAACGTGGAAACCGTGCCCCGGATCTTCAAGCGGATCCGCCCGGCGTTCCGCTACCAGCGCAGCCTCGACGTGTTGACCGCCGCCCGCGAAGCCGGACTGGTCACCAAGAGCAACCTGATCCTGGGCATGGGCGAGACCATCGACGAGGTGCACACGGCGCTGGCTGATCTGCACGGCGCCGGGTGCGACATCGTCACCATCACCCAGTACCTGCGCCCGTCGGTGCGGCATCACCCGGTGGAGCGCTGGGTGAAGCCCGAGGAATTCGTGGACCTGGCCACCTACGCCGAAGGGCTGGGATTCGCCGGGGTGCTGTCCGGACCGCTGGTGCGGTCGTCCTATCGCGCCGGCCGCCTGTATCAGCAGGCTGCGGCGGCGCACAAGCTCACCCGGTGA
- a CDS encoding amidohydrolase: MCTACEWAPHFSAFGTGVITRRTALRAAAVTAVATAAACAKPPAAVGAKTADFVFRGGRIYTVVPAKPWAQAVAVTGNTIAYVGDDAGAMALAGPDTHVVDLKGNLLLPGFVEGHIHPFLGSFLTSGVDLQVPTGADALAAIAAYAKEHPDGPVRGFGWRVDMFGPNGPTRQELDRVLPDRPGFFFAIDGHSMWANSKALEKAGVSRDTPDPIPGFSYYARDEHGEPTGYVLEVDAVLSLVNAVDPISAHSMQTLLETWLPKASAAGITSVFDAGVPPIGEDQGAIISLYTDLEQRGKLPFRVVASYSVKSPPVDDAVAKLTDIRNRVSTELVNVGVVKIIGDGTQGGYTAWLIEPYADKPDSIGGSPFTEEQWHQLVREVDAAGFDVHIHACGEHTVRTGLDSIEAAIAANPPRDRRHTVAHLVYVEDPDGQRFGKLGAIGQFSANWMSADPDTVLNMAARYGKPRQDLMYRPQDLLRSGGRISLGTDWPAAGYFSTYKPLESIQIGVTRQLVGEPNAPVLAPADQRLTVEEAVHANTMGAAYQIRLDDKVGSVEVGKRADLIVLDTNIFEVDPHDIHRATITMTMMNGQVRHQI, encoded by the coding sequence ATCTGTACTGCATGTGAGTGGGCACCGCACTTCAGCGCCTTCGGAACCGGTGTCATCACGCGCCGCACTGCGCTGCGCGCGGCTGCCGTGACGGCGGTGGCGACGGCGGCCGCCTGCGCGAAGCCGCCCGCGGCCGTGGGCGCCAAGACCGCTGACTTCGTGTTCCGCGGTGGGCGGATCTACACCGTGGTGCCGGCCAAACCCTGGGCGCAGGCGGTGGCCGTCACGGGTAACACGATCGCGTACGTCGGGGACGATGCCGGCGCGATGGCGCTCGCGGGCCCGGACACCCACGTCGTCGACCTCAAGGGCAACCTGCTGCTGCCGGGGTTCGTGGAGGGCCACATCCACCCGTTCCTCGGCTCGTTCCTCACCAGTGGTGTGGACCTGCAGGTGCCGACGGGGGCGGATGCGCTGGCCGCGATCGCCGCTTACGCGAAGGAACATCCCGACGGCCCGGTGCGCGGATTCGGTTGGCGGGTGGACATGTTCGGCCCGAACGGGCCGACACGTCAGGAGCTGGACCGGGTGCTGCCCGACCGGCCGGGTTTCTTTTTCGCGATCGACGGCCACAGCATGTGGGCTAACAGCAAGGCGCTGGAGAAGGCCGGGGTAAGCCGCGACACCCCGGATCCGATTCCCGGGTTCAGTTACTACGCCCGCGATGAGCATGGCGAACCCACCGGGTATGTCCTCGAGGTCGACGCGGTGCTGAGCCTGGTCAACGCCGTCGACCCGATCTCAGCGCACTCGATGCAGACGCTGCTGGAGACGTGGCTGCCCAAAGCCTCGGCCGCCGGGATCACGTCTGTCTTCGATGCCGGGGTGCCGCCGATCGGCGAAGACCAGGGCGCGATCATCAGCCTGTACACCGACCTGGAGCAGCGCGGGAAGCTGCCATTCCGGGTGGTCGCCTCCTACAGCGTGAAATCCCCGCCGGTCGATGACGCGGTGGCCAAGCTGACGGATATCCGCAACCGGGTCTCGACCGAGCTGGTCAACGTCGGCGTGGTGAAGATCATCGGCGACGGCACCCAGGGCGGATACACCGCGTGGCTCATCGAGCCGTACGCCGACAAGCCCGACTCGATCGGCGGATCCCCGTTCACCGAAGAGCAGTGGCACCAGCTGGTCCGCGAGGTCGATGCCGCCGGGTTCGATGTCCACATTCATGCGTGCGGTGAGCACACGGTGCGCACCGGGCTGGATTCCATCGAGGCGGCGATCGCGGCCAATCCACCGCGCGACCGCAGGCACACCGTCGCCCATCTGGTCTACGTCGAGGATCCCGATGGTCAGCGGTTCGGCAAACTCGGTGCGATCGGCCAGTTTTCGGCCAACTGGATGTCGGCCGATCCCGACACTGTACTGAACATGGCCGCACGGTACGGCAAGCCTCGGCAGGATCTGATGTATCGGCCGCAGGACCTCCTGCGCTCCGGCGGCCGCATCTCGCTGGGTACCGACTGGCCAGCGGCCGGGTACTTCTCCACGTACAAACCGCTGGAATCCATCCAGATCGGGGTGACCCGTCAGCTGGTCGGCGAACCGAACGCCCCCGTGCTGGCACCGGCCGATCAGCGGCTGACCGTCGAGGAAGCGGTGCACGCCAACACGATGGGTGCGGCCTACCAGATCCGACTGGACGATAAGGTCGGCTCGGTAGAGGTGGGCAAGCGTGCTGATCTCATTGTGTTGGATACCAACATCTTCGAGGTCGACCCGCACGACATCCACCGGGCGACCATCACGATGACGATGATGAACGGTCAGGTCCGCCACCAGATCTAG
- a CDS encoding DUF4191 domain-containing protein: protein MAKSRNAAQDKAAKAEAKAASKAAAKQRRSQLWQAFQIQRKEDKRLLPYMIGAFVLIVAAAVVAGVLIGGFTMYMLILLGVVLGALVAFIIFGRRAQKSVFTKAEGQTGAAAWALDNLRGKWRVTPGVAATGHFDAVHRVIGRPGVIFVAEGSPARVRPLLAQEKKRTARLVGDIPIYDVIVGNGEGEVPLSKLERHLTRLPANITVKQMDVLESKLTALGTRVGPAAMPKGPLPAQAKMKGVQRTVRRR, encoded by the coding sequence ATGGCGAAATCCCGCAACGCTGCCCAAGACAAGGCGGCCAAGGCCGAGGCAAAGGCTGCCAGCAAGGCCGCTGCCAAGCAGCGCCGTAGTCAGCTGTGGCAGGCATTCCAGATACAGCGCAAGGAAGACAAGCGGCTGCTCCCCTACATGATCGGCGCGTTCGTGCTCATCGTGGCCGCCGCGGTGGTGGCCGGGGTGCTGATCGGCGGGTTCACCATGTACATGCTGATCCTGCTGGGAGTGGTGCTGGGTGCGCTGGTCGCGTTCATCATCTTCGGCCGGCGCGCGCAGAAGTCGGTGTTCACCAAGGCCGAGGGTCAGACCGGCGCTGCCGCCTGGGCCCTGGACAACCTGCGCGGCAAGTGGCGAGTCACCCCGGGCGTGGCGGCCACCGGGCATTTCGATGCGGTGCACCGGGTGATCGGACGGCCCGGCGTGATCTTCGTCGCCGAGGGCTCCCCGGCGAGGGTGCGTCCATTGCTGGCCCAGGAGAAGAAGCGCACCGCTCGCCTCGTCGGTGACATCCCGATCTACGACGTCATCGTCGGCAACGGCGAGGGCGAGGTGCCGCTGTCCAAGCTGGAGCGGCATCTGACCAGGCTGCCGGCCAACATCACTGTCAAGCAGATGGACGTGCTGGAATCCAAGCTCACCGCGCTCGGCACCCGGGTGGGTCCGGCAGCGATGCCCAAGGGTCCGCTGCCCGCACAGGCAAAGATGAAGGGCGTGCAGCGCACAGTCCGCCGGCGCTGA
- a CDS encoding HNH endonuclease signature motif containing protein, whose protein sequence is MFDAGLRSSGDVAVVDAIGSFARKENQDAAGRLASIAELVARRCADDDRAHWACDQWDAAAAEVSAILGVTHGRASSEMMTAVGLRHRFPQVAALFTAGTLSYRVCEAIVDRTHLVRDPDTLAVLDRAIATDAVEWGPKSALKLRRAIDFWVDRYDPGALRRTQSRMRDRDIVVDLLNIHDGVVEIRGDVSAADGAAIDRRLAVMAHGVCEDDPRTIGQRRSDALGAIAAGADHLACLCGNPDCPAAEPDGRGASVVVHIVADADVLEVEPDPAMHGEASAEPAPEPTKPAAGGVLTGNRGIVPAPLLAELIRSGAKVRYLRRPGEEPEPQYRPSTALDEFVRMRDLTCRFPNCDRPAEYCDVDHTIPWPRGATHASNLACKCRKHHLLKTFWDGWRDEQAPDGTITWTSPAGRTYVTQPGSRLVLPRWNVTTATLPPPVGQPPPTIGIMMPTRRKTRAAQRAYRITAERKLNDARVAERNTPPPF, encoded by the coding sequence GTGTTTGATGCTGGTCTTCGGTCTTCGGGTGATGTGGCGGTGGTCGATGCCATCGGCAGCTTCGCCCGGAAGGAAAACCAGGACGCTGCCGGCCGGTTGGCGTCGATCGCGGAGTTGGTAGCCCGCCGTTGCGCCGATGACGACCGGGCGCACTGGGCTTGCGATCAGTGGGATGCCGCGGCAGCTGAGGTGTCCGCGATCCTGGGGGTGACCCACGGGCGAGCGTCGAGCGAGATGATGACCGCGGTCGGGCTGCGGCATCGCTTTCCCCAGGTGGCCGCGCTGTTCACGGCCGGAACCCTGAGCTATCGGGTCTGCGAAGCGATCGTCGACCGCACCCACCTCGTCCGCGATCCCGACACCCTCGCTGTCCTCGATCGCGCGATCGCCACCGACGCCGTGGAATGGGGACCGAAATCGGCCCTGAAACTGCGGCGCGCGATCGATTTCTGGGTGGATCGCTACGACCCAGGTGCCCTGCGGCGCACCCAGTCCCGGATGCGGGATCGCGACATCGTGGTCGACCTACTCAACATCCACGATGGGGTCGTCGAGATCCGAGGCGACGTATCCGCCGCCGATGGTGCGGCGATCGATCGCCGGCTGGCGGTGATGGCCCACGGGGTATGTGAGGACGATCCGCGCACCATCGGTCAACGCCGCTCCGATGCCCTGGGAGCGATCGCCGCCGGCGCAGATCACCTGGCGTGCCTGTGCGGTAATCCTGACTGCCCGGCCGCCGAGCCCGACGGCCGCGGCGCCAGCGTAGTGGTCCATATTGTGGCCGACGCCGATGTCCTTGAGGTTGAACCCGATCCAGCGATGCACGGCGAGGCGTCCGCCGAGCCGGCACCTGAGCCGACCAAGCCGGCCGCCGGTGGGGTGTTGACCGGCAATCGTGGGATCGTGCCCGCGCCGCTGTTGGCCGAGTTGATCCGCTCCGGGGCGAAGGTGCGGTATCTGCGCCGCCCGGGTGAGGAGCCCGAGCCGCAGTATCGGCCCTCGACCGCGTTGGATGAATTCGTCCGGATGCGGGATCTGACCTGCCGGTTCCCGAACTGCGATAGGCCCGCCGAATACTGCGACGTCGACCACACCATCCCGTGGCCCCGGGGTGCCACCCACGCCTCGAACCTGGCGTGCAAATGCCGAAAGCACCACCTGCTCAAGACCTTCTGGGACGGCTGGCGCGATGAGCAAGCTCCCGATGGCACCATCACCTGGACCTCACCGGCCGGGCGGACCTACGTCACTCAACCCGGCAGCCGACTCGTGCTGCCACGCTGGAACGTCACCACCGCGACCCTGCCGCCACCGGTCGGCCAACCCCCGCCCACCATTGGGATCATGATGCCCACCCGGCGAAAAACCCGGGCCGCCCAACGCGCCTACCGCATCACCGCCGAGCGCAAACTCAACGACGCCCGCGTCGCCGAACGCAACACACCACCACCGTTCTAG